The following are from one region of the Desulfonatronum thioautotrophicum genome:
- a CDS encoding sigma-54-dependent transcriptional regulator gives MKTSHDPSGTNRKVLVVEDDQSFGRLLIQELQDHDLSARWVDTAEKALDEIQEWRPDLVVSDLRLPGMDGLELLQRAETGETAETPGFLLITAFGSIAKAVEALKAGAEDFLTKPLDLDHFILTVNRILKNRALRQEIRRIRDYLNQDAFHGMIGQSSAMRTLFEQITRVAQADGPVLILGESGTGKELVARAVHASGSQQARSFQAVNCAGIPEQLLESEFFGHRAGAFTGAGKARRGLFAEAEGGTLFLDEISEMPLFLQAKLLRILQDGKMRPVGADKEVQVNVRTVAATHRDLEQEVRAGRFREDLFYRLETFTLKLPPLRERGDDLELLAGRFLQRFCIQLEKQIQKFDPKTLDILKSYPFPGNVRELRNAVERSVTFCDGKTILPEHLPTRIRNAAPQGTSNATPYVTPGKAENPDETDLPTLAAAEQGYIRHVLDTVNGNKRRAASILGICRRTLYRKLESDTAPENTC, from the coding sequence ATGAAAACCAGCCATGATCCCAGCGGCACCAACCGCAAGGTTTTGGTCGTCGAGGATGACCAGTCCTTTGGTCGCCTGCTGATTCAGGAATTACAGGACCATGATCTTTCCGCTCGGTGGGTCGACACCGCGGAAAAAGCGCTGGACGAGATCCAGGAATGGCGGCCGGACCTGGTGGTCAGTGATCTGCGATTGCCTGGCATGGACGGTCTGGAACTGCTGCAACGGGCCGAAACCGGGGAAACGGCCGAAACACCCGGCTTTTTGCTGATTACGGCGTTTGGCAGCATTGCCAAGGCCGTGGAGGCCCTCAAGGCCGGTGCCGAGGATTTCCTGACCAAACCGCTGGATTTGGATCATTTCATCCTCACGGTGAACCGCATTCTGAAAAATCGGGCCCTGCGTCAGGAGATCCGGCGGATCCGGGATTATTTAAACCAGGATGCCTTTCATGGGATGATTGGCCAAAGCAGCGCCATGCGGACGCTGTTTGAACAGATCACCCGGGTGGCCCAGGCCGACGGCCCCGTGCTGATTCTGGGTGAGTCAGGCACGGGCAAGGAACTGGTGGCCAGGGCGGTCCATGCCAGTGGGTCGCAACAGGCGCGTTCGTTCCAGGCCGTCAACTGTGCCGGCATCCCGGAACAACTGCTGGAAAGTGAGTTTTTCGGTCACCGGGCCGGAGCATTCACCGGGGCGGGCAAGGCGCGGCGGGGTTTGTTCGCCGAAGCGGAGGGCGGCACGCTGTTTCTGGATGAAATTTCGGAAATGCCCCTGTTTCTGCAGGCAAAGCTGTTGCGTATCCTTCAGGACGGCAAAATGCGCCCCGTGGGAGCGGATAAGGAAGTGCAGGTCAACGTGCGCACCGTGGCTGCCACCCACCGGGACCTGGAGCAGGAAGTCCGTGCCGGAAGATTCCGGGAGGATCTCTTTTATCGCTTGGAAACGTTCACCCTGAAACTCCCCCCGCTACGAGAACGTGGAGATGACCTGGAGCTGCTGGCCGGCCGCTTCCTGCAACGATTCTGCATTCAGCTGGAAAAGCAGATCCAGAAATTTGATCCAAAAACCCTGGATATCCTCAAATCCTATCCGTTTCCCGGCAATGTCCGGGAGTTGCGCAACGCCGTGGAACGCTCCGTGACCTTCTGCGACGGGAAAACCATTCTACCCGAGCACCTCCCGACACGCATCAGAAATGCGGCTCCCCAAGGCACCTCCAATGCAACGCCGTATGTCACGCCGGGGAAGGCGGAGAATCCGGACGAGACGGACCTACCCACCCTGGCCGCTGCCGAGCAGGGCTACATCCGCCATGTTCTGGACACGGTCAACGGCAACAAGCGCCGTGCGGCCTCCATCCTGGGCATCTGCCGCCGAACCTTGTACCGGAAGCTGGAATCCGACACTGCCCCGGAAAACACCTGCTAG
- a CDS encoding carboxypeptidase M32, whose product MSSPAYDELTRIFARLHRIGHLGALAAWDQAVMMPPGGNRARGAAMAELDVLMHEMLTSPQLKDALHAAQQEELAPMQRSNLREMRRAWETANLVPSSLVEAKSLAGTRCEHAWREQRPAHDWDGFATNLREVVRLSREEAWLLAQYKGCSPYDALVDRFEPGMTSATIEAVFQDVAKWLPGLIGQVQASQAVESVSRPSGPFPREGQRALAAKVMELLGFDFSHGRLDVSIHPFCGGVPEDVRITTRYDEDDVTRSLMGVIHETGHGCYEQNLPQEWLEQPVGTARSMAIHESQSLLFEMQLSRSPAFLRLITPLIREHCGDRPGLSVDNLARCATRVSPGRIRVDADEVCYPAHIMLRFEIERDLINSRIEVEDIPGIWDEKMQAYLGVDTRGDFRDGPMQDIHWTQGAFGYFPSYTLGAMYAAQLFAAIRNGLPDVDDQVADGNLSPIFDWLRGHIWSRGSGPTTEELIREATGEELNPAYFRGHLEARYLG is encoded by the coding sequence ATGTCTTCTCCGGCTTATGACGAATTGACGCGCATCTTTGCCCGGCTGCACCGCATTGGGCATCTGGGGGCGCTGGCCGCCTGGGATCAAGCCGTGATGATGCCCCCTGGAGGTAATCGGGCTCGCGGGGCGGCCATGGCCGAGTTGGACGTCCTGATGCACGAGATGCTGACCAGCCCCCAGCTCAAGGATGCGCTGCACGCCGCGCAGCAAGAGGAGCTTGCCCCCATGCAGCGATCCAATCTGCGGGAGATGCGGCGGGCCTGGGAAACGGCGAATCTGGTGCCGTCCAGTCTGGTGGAGGCCAAGTCCCTGGCCGGAACACGCTGTGAGCACGCCTGGCGCGAACAGCGTCCTGCCCATGACTGGGATGGGTTTGCCACGAACCTGCGCGAGGTGGTTCGCCTCAGCCGGGAAGAAGCCTGGCTGCTGGCCCAATACAAGGGCTGCTCCCCGTATGACGCTCTGGTGGACCGCTTTGAGCCGGGCATGACCTCGGCGACTATCGAGGCGGTGTTTCAGGATGTCGCGAAGTGGCTACCCGGTCTGATCGGGCAGGTTCAGGCCAGTCAGGCCGTGGAATCGGTCAGCCGGCCCAGCGGTCCTTTCCCCCGCGAGGGGCAAAGAGCCTTGGCCGCGAAAGTCATGGAGCTCTTGGGTTTTGATTTTTCCCACGGACGACTGGATGTCAGCATCCATCCTTTTTGTGGCGGGGTGCCCGAGGATGTGCGGATCACCACCCGCTACGACGAGGACGACGTGACCAGAAGCCTGATGGGCGTGATCCACGAAACCGGTCATGGGTGCTATGAACAGAATCTGCCCCAGGAGTGGCTGGAGCAGCCCGTGGGAACGGCGCGGTCCATGGCCATCCATGAAAGCCAGAGCCTGCTCTTTGAAATGCAGCTCTCCCGGTCACCGGCGTTTCTGCGCCTGATCACGCCGTTGATCCGGGAGCATTGTGGAGATCGTCCCGGCTTGTCCGTGGACAACCTGGCTCGGTGTGCCACCCGGGTCAGTCCGGGGCGGATCCGGGTGGATGCTGATGAGGTTTGTTATCCGGCGCACATCATGCTGCGCTTTGAGATCGAACGGGACCTGATCAATTCCCGGATCGAGGTCGAGGACATCCCGGGCATCTGGGACGAAAAGATGCAGGCATATCTGGGCGTGGATACCCGCGGCGATTTTCGAGACGGACCGATGCAGGACATTCATTGGACCCAGGGTGCATTTGGCTATTTTCCCAGCTACACCCTCGGGGCAATGTACGCGGCCCAGCTGTTTGCCGCCATTCGCAACGGTCTCCCAGACGTGGACGATCAGGTGGCCGACGGCAACCTGTCCCCGATCTTCGACTGGCTGCGCGGCCATATCTGGTCCAGGGGCAGTGGACCAACCACCGAAGAACTCATCCGGGAGGCCACGGGTGAGGAGCTGAATCCGGCGTATTTTCGCGGACATCTGGAAGCCCGCTATCTCGGCTAG